In the Clostridia bacterium genome, one interval contains:
- a CDS encoding GNAT family N-acetyltransferase — protein sequence MVVEIKQDELKREITKDILSTLPQWFGTSEAVQIYVRQSSNSPFFAYVVDDKYVGLLFLKVHNDYSAEICAMGVLEDYRRQGIGRALMNKCLEYCEQNNIEYLQVKTLDSSFPDYYFKITRDFYTAMGFKPLECIPSLWDEESPCLIMIMHVKCHEK from the coding sequence ATGGTTGTTGAAATCAAACAAGATGAGCTCAAAAGAGAAATTACTAAAGACATATTGTCAACGTTACCTCAATGGTTTGGAACATCCGAAGCTGTTCAAATATATGTAAGACAATCTAGTAATTCACCTTTTTTTGCTTATGTTGTTGATGATAAATATGTAGGACTTTTGTTTTTAAAAGTACATAATGATTATTCTGCTGAAATATGTGCAATGGGTGTTTTGGAAGATTATCGCCGCCAAGGTATTGGCAGAGCTTTAATGAATAAATGTCTAGAATATTGTGAGCAAAATAATATAGAATATTTGCAGGTTAAGACATTAGACAGCAGTTTTCCTGATTATTATTTTAAAATAACACGTGATTTTTATACAGCGATGGGTTTCAAACCGCTTGAATGTATTCCTAGTTTGTGGGATGAAGAAAGCCCTTGTCTTATTATGATAATGCATGTAAAATGTCACGAAAAATAA